A window of Argopecten irradians isolate NY chromosome 1, Ai_NY, whole genome shotgun sequence contains these coding sequences:
- the LOC138329198 gene encoding uncharacterized protein, whose amino-acid sequence MSVVPVLVSQKATVRRHATIFMCRGLSHIYDWLFFHFSGERIIEPTPAPTFAPNSSVAPPAVIRGPCDDFNNELCTQLAFAMPDVCSNDCIASKVCPSMCGKCLTCFYCDDMQHQSECSTRAKCIPGQICFITETYNSMTFQHGFSTGCMDRHLCVNLTSGDADSGTGPAVIGRRSHFHFSLHGECCGSDLCNDRITTTSTHIVTTLGPTVTHRPSETNSTSSPLDCNRNGECPPGFHAFHNKCYYFGDTEMEWDNALGYCKERCSHLAELKTNSQLQEVMSHFLNSSNSGYDSDVEYFIGAVDRGVGRWTWFYSGEELDHDLIYPSFHAHKYDHCANVFYENDYDVFDDDFFGIDNVLCDALFRPMCEVIRT is encoded by the exons ATGTCCGTTGTACCAGTCCTTGTCTCTCAAAAAGCAACTGTCAGAAGACATGCGACAATTTTCATGTGTCGTGGC CTAAGTCATATATATGACTGGTTGTTTTTTCATTTCTCGGGTGAACGAATCATAGAGCCTACACCGGCCCCTACTTTCGCCCCTAACAGCTCTGTGGCGCCACCTGCTGTCATCAGAGGTCCATGTGATGATTTCAACAATGAACTATGTACCCAACTAGCCTTTGCTATGCCAGATGTTTGCTCCAACGACTGTATTGCTTCCAAAGTATGTCCTTCTATGTGCGGCAAATGTT TGACCTGTTTTTACTGTGATGATATGCAGCACCAGTCTGAATGCTCCACCAGGGCTAAATGTATACCAGGTCAG ATCTGTTTTATAACCGAAACATACAACTCCATGACATTCCAACATGGATTCAGTACCGGATGCATGGACAGACAc CTATGTGTTAATCTAACCTCCGGGGACGCAGATAGTGGCACTGGACCAGCAGTCATCGGTCGGCGGTCTCATTTCCACTTTTCTTTACATGGTGAATGCTGCGGATCGGACTTGTGTAACGATAGAATCACGACAACTTCCACTCATATTGTAACTACACTAGGGCCAACAGTCACTCACAGACCGAGTGAAACAAACTCGACTTCAAGTCCTCTAG ATTGCAACCGGAACGGAGAGTGTCCACCTGGGTTCCATGCTTTCCATAACAAATGCTACTATTTTGGTGATACTGAGATGGAATGGGATAATGCATTG GGGTATTGTAAAGAAAGATGTTCCCATCTTGCTGAACTGAAAACCAACAGCCAGCTACAGGAGGTTATGAGTCATTTTCTAAATAGCTCTAACTCGG GTTATGACTCTGACGTGGAGTATTTTATCGGGGCAGTAGACAGGGGCGTGGGCAGATGGACTTGGTTCTACAGTGGCGAGGAACTCGATCATGACCTCATCTATCCAAGCTTCCACGCTCACAAATACGATCACTGCGCCAACGTCTTTTATGAAAATGACTACGATGTTTTTGATGATGATTTTTTCGGAATCGACAATGTTCTTTGTGATGCATTGTTCAGACCAATGTGTGAAGTGATTCGAACATGA